A region from the Paenibacillus humicola genome encodes:
- the xylB gene encoding xylulokinase: MAYVIGIDLGTSAVKALLLDRSGAVAAEASRSYPLFHEHSGWSEQRPDDWVEGTIEALQELTRTSGIAAEEIEGISFSGQMHGLVLLDDKGNPVRNAILWNDTRTTAECRVIETVLGEKLLDITRNPALEGFTLPKILWVRKNEPAAFAKAALFLLPKDYVRYRLTGALHMDYSDAAGTLLLDVAGKKWSAEVLNAFGLPDSFCPPLIESHGLVGTLLQAQAERTGLSPATKVFAGGADNACGAIGAGILQEGLTMCSIGTSGVILSYEQGSARDYKGKVHFFNHGKENAFYAMGVTLAAGYSLSWFKNAFGKGESYDEFLAGVGEVKPGSNGLLFTPYLVGERTPHADSAIRGSFIGIDGAHERVHFARAVMEGITFSLNESVDLFRQAGKTVDTIVSIGGGAQNPVWLQMQADIFGADVVALENEQGPGLGAAMLAAYGCGWFDSLEACADKFVKRASVYKPQPAAVETYAGLFRIYQQVYAQTRGMNEALKAYRG, from the coding sequence ATGGCTTATGTGATCGGGATCGACCTCGGCACCAGCGCGGTCAAAGCGCTGCTCCTTGATAGGAGCGGCGCCGTCGCCGCCGAAGCGTCGCGCAGCTACCCGCTCTTTCACGAGCATTCCGGCTGGAGCGAGCAGCGCCCGGACGACTGGGTGGAAGGGACGATCGAGGCTCTGCAAGAGCTGACGCGGACTTCCGGCATTGCGGCCGAAGAGATTGAAGGAATCAGCTTCTCCGGCCAAATGCACGGTCTTGTGCTGCTGGACGACAAAGGAAATCCGGTACGCAACGCGATATTGTGGAACGACACCCGCACGACGGCGGAATGCCGCGTCATCGAAACGGTGCTCGGCGAGAAGCTGCTCGACATCACCCGCAATCCGGCGCTGGAGGGCTTCACCCTGCCGAAAATCTTGTGGGTGCGCAAAAACGAGCCGGCGGCGTTCGCGAAAGCGGCGCTGTTCCTGCTGCCGAAGGACTACGTCCGCTACCGGCTGACCGGCGCGCTGCATATGGATTACTCCGACGCCGCAGGTACGCTGCTGCTCGACGTGGCGGGCAAAAAGTGGAGCGCCGAGGTGCTGAACGCGTTCGGCCTGCCCGACTCGTTCTGCCCGCCGCTCATCGAGTCGCACGGGCTCGTCGGCACGCTGCTGCAAGCGCAGGCGGAGCGCACGGGTCTGTCCCCGGCGACCAAGGTATTCGCCGGCGGCGCGGACAATGCGTGCGGCGCAATCGGCGCCGGCATTTTGCAGGAAGGGCTGACGATGTGCAGCATCGGCACGTCCGGCGTCATCCTGTCCTACGAGCAGGGCAGCGCCAGGGATTACAAGGGCAAGGTGCATTTCTTCAACCACGGCAAGGAGAACGCCTTCTATGCGATGGGCGTTACGCTTGCCGCCGGCTACAGCCTCAGCTGGTTTAAAAACGCGTTCGGCAAAGGCGAATCGTACGACGAGTTTCTCGCCGGCGTCGGCGAGGTGAAGCCGGGCTCGAACGGGCTGTTGTTCACGCCGTACCTGGTCGGCGAGCGGACCCCGCATGCGGATTCCGCGATTCGCGGCAGCTTCATCGGCATTGACGGCGCGCATGAGCGCGTTCATTTCGCCCGTGCCGTCATGGAAGGCATCACGTTCTCGCTGAACGAATCGGTCGACCTGTTCCGGCAGGCCGGCAAAACGGTCGATACGATCGTTTCGATTGGCGGAGGCGCGCAGAACCCGGTCTGGCTGCAGATGCAGGCCGACATTTTCGGCGCCGACGTCGTCGCGCTGGAGAACGAGCAGGGGCCGGGCCTTGGCGCGGCGATGCTCGCTGCATACGGCTGCGGCTGGTTCGACAGCCTGGAGGCGTGCGCGGACAAGTTCGTGAAGCGCGCATCGGTGTACAAGCCGCAGCCTGCGGCCGTCGAAACGTACGCGGGGCTGTTCCGCATTTACCAGCAGGTGTACGCGCAGACGCGCGGCATGAACGAAGCGCTCAAGGCTTACCGGGGTTAA